The genomic DNA cattatcgtggcatgcaaaattcacagtgtttgagttgttggtgaatttaaatgatattattttgaggaatcaatattattttaaattcaaagttttgatcaaatatttgatcagagataaaccaactattaattttatttgtcataaagttaagttgacgagataataaaattaatggataaaatctcctctttgattttgtatacgtccacactatcatgacatacaaaattcatggggattttaaggtgttagtcttgaccaaatatttttgtgatttttaggatttaaaatgttggtcaatcccctagctgttatactataggatagacttagtggtcccaattataatgattggaaataagacttggacattaaggtggactgtcttcttagaactaagaacaataaaggtgtattttattcattagttattatatgtttagtggagttatctaccggtacctggtgtatagatacgggaaccactgattatgtctgtaatttattacaggggttccagaaaacacgataactatatgaaaggaaaatcaccgtctacatgggcactgctgcaaaagtagtagctgttgtaGTGGGTGGTGTTTATCCTCCgagaggaataaaacatggatttttttgaaattgtctttacgtaccaagtttaaaaagaactagttttcagtttctaaactatttaaagaacttgatattctgcctcttttaataacaaagttgttattaataaaaagagggaagttatctattctggtacgttggttggcaatttaaaaattcaataactcccacgatgcaacaaatgtaaattaataacatatcttctaactttaataagagaaggcaaccttcagaaatgaaccaatcatatctttggcatctaaggctaggttatattaacttgaataggattcaaaagataatagccgatgaacttttgggttcattggaagtggaaatctttccaacctgcgagtcttacttagaaggaaaaataaccaagaagttttttaagtttaaggggtatagagccaaaggcatgttggaattggttcattctgatttgtgaggacctatgactatccaggcaagaggtggtttcgaatatttcgtctcttttatagacgactatttaaAATTCggcacatttacttgatgcgctgcaagtctaagtgctttgataagttcaaagagtattaggctgatgtggagtaacgtcaaggtaaaactatcaagacactacgttgagatcgtagtggcaagaacctcttaggagagtttagaagtCACTAagacgggattcaatcccaactaacgcacctggtacaccccaaaagAATGATGtagtaagaaggtataggactcttatggaaatagttagatcaatgataagttattcgaattaccaaaattaattttgaggatatacacgaaatggaagtgaatatagtaccttctaagtcgaACTCTCTActccatagaattgcagaatgggcgtaagcctagtctgaagcatatttggatggTCTAGCACAtggagagacactgataagttggacaggagttcacttgtttgtaggttatcctagagaaacgaatggaggtttatagtcctaaaaatcagaaggccaTTGTTGGTACCAATgcacgatttttagaagaggactatgtaataaaccataagcccataagtaaatttgttcttaaggaaataataaaggacacgtctaatctagtactaactgtacaagatgaaatatcacaagaaactgtaacacgtatcacagatgatacacaattgtagaaagtgtatcgtcgtagtgggagggttgttagacaacctaaaatattcatgttttgggagagtctttggacttgatctctggtgaacatgaacctaattcccggacatatgacgaagcgctccaagataaagatgcagcatctttgaaaagagcaatgaatacagaattagaatatatgtattctaataaaatctgggagcttgtagaaccaccgaattgtgtaaaagacattgggtgtaaataggtctataataggaaaaaaggggtagacaggaaggtggaaattttcaaagcaaggcttgttgaaaaaggaaactttttcagcGGTAGccgtgcttaagtctatccggattcttttatctatatggactatgagatttggtaagtggatgtcaagacagctttccttaatggaagtcttgaaaaaaatatccatataaagcaaccagaagggttcattgaaaagggcaaggagtatctagtatgtaagctcaatcggtctatgcaCTGAagcaaaacttcaaggtcttggacatctagtctaatgaagtaatccagacctctggatttattcagtgaccagataagtcttatgtatacaagaagtgttatggaaacgtggtagtatttcttgtactatacgtagatgacatttttggtagttggaaacaatatcaaaatgttgttggaagtaaaggtatggttgtccaaacaaattcgatataaaggacttgggagaatgcacatatttttgggatcaaagtaataagggatcgcaagaaaagaatactgtgcttattccaagcttcatatatcgaaacaatccttgcttgttttagcatgcaagactccaagaaaggttttctaccttttaggcatgaagtagctttatctaaagaaatgtcttcgaagacatcaaaggagataaaggacatgaaggcagttccttatgcttcggctatcggaagcctaatgaatgtaATACTATGAATAAGATTGGATAACTATTTTGCCCAtgacatagttagcagatatcgagtaacctgtgaccaggacactagactactgtaaagcatatactagagaatacttaaattacctaagttaagttggtcacctaaaccttcattaaaaagttaatgaaaatatctcttccatcgctcttttatttctccatcgtttattagtatcctattacattcatctttaatacattttatttagataagaaagtcaatttgtgatttattattctcacttttgaatgtgactaagtattctcctcttttcttaaaaaatatattaattaatacaAGGTTTTGAATCTCGACCTGTGCTGAGATTTCGGTtctagaccggaacgatacgattttggtatcgtatcgtgccgatATGGTTtctgtattttttatttatatatagtaattattagataaatatatttattgtgtataatttaaaaatgagttgtatattaattttatataaattctcaattattgaacaacatgatattgttagaaaaaataattaaatataattttcaattaaGAAACTTGATCTAGacttgaattaaaattgataccaAGCTTGATTGATACATTATAATATGTTACATTACTAATACCAAAAGGAACGACGTGAATCAAATGCAAGCATTGGTTCTTACAACATTCTACTTTAGTCAACTTCattgataaaaaatattatttataataaatataattaacaatttattaatttaattattaatttaaataatatatattttaaaaataatttaaataattatgtaaaatagtaaaaaaatacaaaatatttttttaaaaaaaaattatcagaatataaatctgattttttagaattttttaatttttttttagaatttctttttttttaaaaaagtgtcattgctttcaaaatttaGGATTAATGTGACATATTTGTGCTGTAAAATGTTAATGATGTTCTCTACATTCTACATTTTGCTATTAATTTAGGCTAAAAAGATTGCAATCTTAAACAAGTACTTATGGAAAAAATAATATACTCTTCACAACCCACTTGTTGCTTGTAGCGTGTGCCCTAGATGTTTGACAAAATGCTTGCACATCTTTTTGACCTTCAAGGCCACCTCCTAATTAAGGATCACTGAGAAATAGGAGTCTTTCGTTCATTGGATTTAATGCCCTACCGATTTACTATGGTGACGTTTTGGTGGTGGGGGGCACCTGACAACCCCAATAGAGAACATGTGGCTTTTCTTATTGTGCAAGACCTCTTCGGAGGCCTTATCGATTGTGATGGAGATGAAGACATCAAAGTGGGAGTTCTAATGTCAAACAAGCTTGTTGATCAACTACTTACAGAGAAGATGGCAGCATGGTAAGAGTATGAGATTGTGTTGGGCCAGTCCAATGTCACTGGAGCATATGGTTCAAATCAATGGGTTCAATGCTTCCTCTGCCTTCCTTTTAATTGAAAATATTTGCCATCACTAAATAACTTTAATCAGTCTTGCTTTTATTTTGTGTGTACTCTTAGTCACTAATATATTAGTCTTAGTTACTAATTTCTTCATTTTGATATCTTCACATTTCTTTAAAATCAATAACAATGAAAGATGGGCTGCAGGTTGAGGGAATGCGCCAAGCTGGGCTAATTAAGGGTGGATCAGTTGATAATGCTATTGTTTGCAGGTGTAGTCTCCCTATGTTCTCGTGTATCTTCAAAAGCTTAAACTGAAGAATGTACAATGTTTCCTTATAGATCATTAATCATTTTCCAGAGACAATTATTCAAGCAATCAACTAAAAATGGACCGCAAAGGGATCCTTAAAGAACTTAAATTAAGATTCAACAGTTTCTGATTGTCACAGAGAAAAAGATCGGATTATTCTTAGTCATATAAATTTTCTAATCTAAAGAAGAATGAAAAGATGTATAGAAAGTAATGTCATGATTCTGAAAACTTCTAGGTGATATTAATAGTTAGCTTACACAAAAGAAATGTATAAGTTTTTCCACTAGGGTGGCACAAAAGCAGTAACTCAAGCTGAGAAATCACATTTAACCCATAAAATTTCACTTTAGTATCTATGTTGAAATAAATCCATTACTGTAAAACATCTTATACTTACCTTCCCAAGGTACATTCTTGTACAATCATCCCTTTTATTGTGAGAATAAATTGAATTATGTGACAAAATATTTTGAATAGTTAGAACTTTGATAACTTTTTATTATAAACTCCAGAATAACTAATTCATCTAAAAAGTAGGAAATTGTTTTAGGTAAGTACAAGTCTTTTATACATATTTTATCTAACACCCCTTAGGCTGGAGTACAAATATCTAGCATGCCCAACTTGTTACATGAAAACATAAGACTAGGTGAAAGAGGTTtagtaaacatatcagcaattTGCTATTTGAAAGAGCATATGACATACTGATCTTCTCAGATATAATGAATTAAAATAAAGTGACAGTGACTCTCAATGTGTTTTGAGCATTCATGAAACACTTGAATGTTAGCAATGTAAACGACGGCTTGCTTGACACTATGTATATTCATTTAGTATTGCTAAAATTAAGATAATCAAGGAAGGACTTGATCTGCATCATCTCGCAAATGCATGCATTATTGCTCTGTACTAGGCTTCAACGCTAAATCAAGCTACActttttgtttcttgtttttcTATGTTACCAAGTTGCTTGTGAGATGCACAAAAAAATGAAGTGGACCTTCTATCAATAATGAACCCTACATAATCAACGTTAGGAAAACAAGACTTGATATGCAGAAGTCCATGCTTCTTAGAGACTACCGCTTTCCTTTTCCTAGAAATTCTTTAGCCTATGGTAGGATTGTAACATTCCTTCTTGATGGCACTTTTTGGCCTTTTGCATGAACTGACTCAAAACTCTGACTTCAGCTGTGTGTATCTATTTGTCCTTGCACTGAGAAATGTTTCATCCACTTATTGACACTGTTTAGTATATTTGAAGCTTAACTTTTGGGAAGGATAGTTTCATCCATATATTTGATGCCATTCAGACTACAACACCTTTCATAGATTGGTTCCCTAAGGCAAAATGTGAAGTAATGCCTAATGCACCCATCTTCTACTTTAAATTTTCTTCTGCTGTAATACCACCCTAGTTGTATGGTTGATGTGGTATTTTGCATCCCGTATTGATAATTCATGAAAGTTTGAGGTGGTTGctttttctaattttcttttctttaaatatcATTGTTATTTCAGTGCCACTGCTGGTTGGTTAAATCCACCATTACGTTTCTCTGATGAGCCTTGTCGCCATAAGGTTTTAGATCTTGTGGGAGACATCTCACTCTTTGCTCAAAATGGAAATCAGGGGCTTCCCATTGCACACATAATTGCCTATAaggttttaaatctttccttctctcttttttttttgataGTTCTATTTAAAATGCCTCTTAGTTTATAGTTATTATAAACCAAAAGGTTTCTTGATATTTTCCTATTAATTTTATAGGTGATGGTAGATAATACTTCTATGCAATTATATAAGATATTCAAGGCATTTTGCGATTAACTTGATATGGTGTTATCCCTTAGGCACATGTAAGAGCTAAATTTTAGAAGAATTGCATTCTTAGTGCTCTTAGTTGAGTTTCATATTAATAAAGCATGGaattttatataaggaaatgttctTTAAGGGTACATTTACTTGGATGGAAGATAGGAGGGAGAGGAGGGAAAGTGACAAAAATGTGCACATAAATAATGAAGCTTCATCTGCAAGTTTGTGATTCTTTCCTTTCATCCTTATCTTCATCCAAGTAAACCAATTGTTAGTATTGAGTTGCACCCTCATACAAATACTCAAAGCAACTTTCTTATTGCTTTTATGCAAGCGGTAGACAGAAATCTATACGAGGAGAATGTTTGTGGCCAAACTTGATAGATATGCTTGATAATAGCTCatttatatttgttcaatattaaaatatgtataaaataaatttaaaatttggtgAGCTCAATTCATTGACTGTCATCAACAAAGTTCATGAACAAGtcttgaataattttttttattaattgtctaaagcttgattttgatttttttcttttaactttTATAGTGGTAGATAAGATCATTAATGAGGTGGATGGTTGTGTGCGAGTTTGATTAATAGCTCgtttatatttgttcaatataaaaatatatataaaataaacaaatttgaGCACAAATGGGCTAAATTCACTaaatttcattaataaaatttatgaaCAATTcttgaataaatttatttattaacttGTTTAAAGCTCGATTATAatgttttctttatgttttgtTTAACTTCGAGGTGCAGATTGAGGAAGGAAAGGAATTTAAGGTGAAAAAAAATCCCTAGGGAAAAGGAAGagaaaagcaaaggaaaagaagagaaaagaaatagaaaagaaaggaaaaaaagaaggaaaaaagacGAACTAGTCTTGTGTAACCTTGCAGCTACAAGCGAGGCCGGTTGTGGCCACATGCAAGACTGCCTGCGGCAATGCGCGAACTTGCGATCTCGCTCATGGCCGTGTGCAAGACTGCCCGCGATTGTGCGCGAACTCGTGACCTCGCTTGTAACCACCTGAGAGGCCAAAAACGAACTTGCGGCCACCATAGGCCACGAGTGAACTTGCGGCCACCATAGGCCACGAGTGAACTTGCGGCCACTTTGGAGGCCACGAGTGAACTCGCAGCCGCTTTCATTTTGTCTAATCGATTCTTAAAGTTGTCCGTCGAATATTTGACATCAGTAAACAAAGGAAAGGATAAAAAATTATCCTTTTTCACGAAATGAACAATGGAAAACTTACCAACATGGattttttttctagtttttaTTTTTGCCTTCTCAATTAAACATGGGTTTAATGTTTTaatcaaatatatataaaaataaactaggcatgtatattatgatttttttgtatttattatttttaatatcttataaattttataactTTGTATTATCTACCATATGCTAAAATTGAGAAAATAATATAAGTTTCATTTATTGCATCAATGCTTTTAACTAAATTATAAGTAAAACAAATTTCTCTAGTTGAGGCTCAGCCTCAATAAGATTTTTAATAAGATTGAACAAGCTCGACTGAAAAAAAGAAAAAGCTTGAACACAAATCTGCTCCATTTGATTCGGTTTCAGTCCCAATAATTTTGTCTCTGTCCTAGTTCGGGCAAACGGTACCTAACTGGgtgtttaaaatcaattttagcaatcttcatgtgttgatGCTTGGTGGTTGGTACGGGAACAATGATGCTTGCTTTTTTGACAGAAAAGGCAATCGCAAATCAATGTTCTGGGAATATGTATGCTGTTTAAATGCGTGATTTTCAAACAAAGTACACTATCATGTGAAGATAAAACCATAAGAATTCCTACAACCATAGCTGTTCTGATCCTGAAACAATTTTTAAGTTTTCAGCTTCTCAAATCGCTCATGGATTTCTCATTTTACCAAGGAATGTGAGAGTAGAAAGGGAAGATGATCTTGCTTCTTGTTATATGTGACCATTATGCGAAGTAGTTTTTATGAACGTATCTTACTGTGGTCTATTATTGATTTACCATTGAACTTGCTTAATAAGACAAAATGCATTACTTTACAATAGATTAGCATGCTGTTTCATATAGGTGGCTTTTTGTTCAGTGTTTTAGTCCATAATTTTGAGTCACTACTCTTTGCAAATTGGCTTGAGACTAAATATTCCTTCTTTTATACAGGCTGGCCATGCCCTGCATGCTGACTTCGTGCGATTGCTATCAAGATCATCGACAGCACAAGTGAAAGATTAGCAACGGAAATGCTAGCACAGTGATCCAAAATCCATTTTCATGGAATAGTTGTTGGTAAGGCCTAGCCATTTTCTGTAGCGTAAATGCATTAGCCTGGTGACATTGTTTTCATGTGTTTATT from Zingiber officinale cultivar Zhangliang chromosome 4A, Zo_v1.1, whole genome shotgun sequence includes the following:
- the LOC121971613 gene encoding probable UDP-3-O-acyl-N-acetylglucosamine deacetylase 1, mitochondrial translates to MKDGLQVEGMRQAGLIKGGSVDNAIVCSATAGWLNPPLRFSDEPCRHKVLDLVGDISLFAQNGNQGLPIAHIIAYKAGHALHADFVRLLSRSSTAQVKD